In the Carassius auratus strain Wakin unplaced genomic scaffold, ASM336829v1 scaf_tig00216545, whole genome shotgun sequence genome, one interval contains:
- the LOC113098382 gene encoding 28S ribosomal protein S22, mitochondrial-like yields the protein MIHSMAAFSFTRCLVRSYFCVKCVDHVQTRLQATTRMFCVPASRSTQFTDTEVQEILTKITGLDLKKVFQPKRQQLTPPKYKLMTDKELEEAVLKAEEQAKHLLKMPPVLPERKPINDVLSEDQMLEGMDTTKYVFTDINFNVPHRERFIVVREPSGTLRKATWNERDRIIQVYFPKEGRKITPPPIFKEENLRVVFEQDRHEDVLNQCVVQFEPDSAEFKNVLMLTYEDIEKHGKYDLLRSTRFFGGLAWHLVNGRRIDGLLVDMLQRDLMQDAVRLVRLFNLVHPQSESAQHAQRQQATDLNLLKIYAQYESNRAGFIELAVQTYEQTEAPSSF from the exons atgatTCACAGCATGGCTGCATTCAGTTTTACAAGGTGCTTAGTAAGGTCTTACTTTTGTGTTAAATGTGTAGATCATGTGCAAACGCGTTTGCAGGCTACGACGCGAATGTTCTGTGTACCTGCATCACGCAGCA CTCAGTTCACAGATACAGAGGTTCAAGAGATTCTGACCAAAATCACAGGTCTGGACCTGAAGAAAGTGTTCCAACCCAAAAGACAGCAGCTAACGCCACCAAAATACAAGCTTATGACAGACAAAGAATTAGAGGAG GCAGTGCTTAAGGCAGAGGAACAGGCAAAACATCTGCTGAAGATGCCACCAGTCCTGCCTGAGAGGAAGCCTATAAATGATGTGCTCTCTGAAGATCAGATGCTAGAAGGCATGGATACCACTAAATACGTCTTCACCGACATCAACTTCAACGTCCCGCATCGA GAAAGATTTATAGTTGTGCGAGAGCCCAGTGGAACCCTAAGAAAAGCAACATGGAATGAAAGAGATAGGATAATACAAGTTTATTTCCCCAAAGAGGGTCGCAAGATCACACCACCACCCATCTTTAAGGAAGAAAACCTTAGG GTGGTCTTTGAACAGGATAGACACGAAGATGTGCTAAACCAATGTGTTGTCCAATTTGAGCCAGACTCTGCAGAATTTAAGAAT GTGCTCATGCTGACCTATGAGGACATTGAAAAGCATGGGAAATACGATCTGCTCAGATCTACACGGTTCTTCGGTGGTTTGGCCTGGCATCTAGTTAATGGAAGACGAATTGATGGCCTTCTTGTGGACATGTTGCAGAGAGACCT AATGCAGGATGCAGTGAGGCTGGTGCGTCTGTTTAACTTGGTTCATCCTCAGAGTGAGTCTGCACAGCATGCTCAAAGACAACAGGCCACTGACCTGAACCTGCTCAAG atatatgCCCAGTATGAGTCAAACAGAGCTGGATTCATCGAGTTGGCGGTGCAAACCTATGAACAGACCGAAGCGCCGAGCTCTTTTTAA
- the ech1 gene encoding delta(3,5)-Delta(2,4)-dienoyl-CoA isomerase, mitochondrial isoform X1 has product MAFVLRSAFRKQALLMPFMNAVRGMSSSGAPTPPFTTLSVSRPAETITHVEICRPEKRNAMNKAFWLEMVDCFNQISEDAECRAVVFSGAGKLFTSGIDLLGMASDFLQPEGDDTARISWNVRRIITKYQETFSVIEKCPKPVIVAIHGACIGGGVDLITACDIRLCTQDAWFQVKEVDIGLAADVGTLQRLPRVIGSRSLVNELAFTARKMYADEAKSCGLVSRVFPDKDTMMAGALEMAGEIASKSPVAVQGTKVNLIYSRDHSVPEALNYINTWNMSMLQTQDVMKSAQAAMEKKSLKDITFSKL; this is encoded by the exons ATGGCATTCGTATTGCGTTCCGCCTTCAGAA AACAGGCTTTGTTGATGCCGTTCATGAACGCTGTTAGAGGAATGTCTTCATCAGGAGCACCGACACCCCCCTTCACAACCTTGTCTGTCAGCCGGCCAGCTGAGACCATCACTCATGTTGAGATCTGCCGCCCGGAGAAACGCAATGCAATGAACAAGGCATTCTGGCT TGAAATGGTTGATTGCTTCAATCAGATATCTGAGGACGCAGAATGTCGTGCCGTGGTCTTCTCAGGTGCTGGAAAGCTCTTCACTTCAG GTATTGACCTCCTGGGCATGGCCAGTGATTTTCTACAGCCCGAAGGTGATGACACAGCCAGGATCTCATGGAATGTGCGCCGCATCATAACTAAATATCAAGAGACCTTCTCTGTTATTGAAAAG TGTCCGAAACCAGTGATTGTGGCCATTCATGGAGCATGTATAGGAGGAG GCGTGGACCTAATCACAGCATGTGATATTCGACTGTGTACACAGGATGCCTGGTTTCAGGTCAAg GAGGTTGACATTGGTTTGGCAGCTGATGTGGGGACTTTGCAGCGTCTCCCCAGAGTGATTGGAAGTCGAAG TCTAGTGAATGAGTTGGCTTTCACTGCAAGGAAGATGTATGCTGATGAAGCCAAGAGCTGTGGACTGGTCAG TCGTGTTTTCCCGGATAAAGATACTATGATGGCCGGAGCTCTGGAGATGGCAGGAGAGATTGCCAGTAAAAGTCCTGTAGCAGTCCAGGGAACTAAAGTCAATCTCATTTACTCCAGAGACCACAGTGTTCCAGAGGCCCTGAATTACATA AACACCTGGAATATGAGCATGCTTCAAACCCAAGATGTCATGAAGTCAGCTCAAGCAGCGATGGAGAAGAAAAGTCTCAAAGACATTACTTTCTCTAAGCTCTGA
- the ech1 gene encoding delta(3,5)-Delta(2,4)-dienoyl-CoA isomerase, mitochondrial isoform X2 — translation MPFMNAVRGMSSSGAPTPPFTTLSVSRPAETITHVEICRPEKRNAMNKAFWLEMVDCFNQISEDAECRAVVFSGAGKLFTSGIDLLGMASDFLQPEGDDTARISWNVRRIITKYQETFSVIEKCPKPVIVAIHGACIGGGVDLITACDIRLCTQDAWFQVKEVDIGLAADVGTLQRLPRVIGSRSLVNELAFTARKMYADEAKSCGLVSRVFPDKDTMMAGALEMAGEIASKSPVAVQGTKVNLIYSRDHSVPEALNYINTWNMSMLQTQDVMKSAQAAMEKKSLKDITFSKL, via the exons ATGCCGTTCATGAACGCTGTTAGAGGAATGTCTTCATCAGGAGCACCGACACCCCCCTTCACAACCTTGTCTGTCAGCCGGCCAGCTGAGACCATCACTCATGTTGAGATCTGCCGCCCGGAGAAACGCAATGCAATGAACAAGGCATTCTGGCT TGAAATGGTTGATTGCTTCAATCAGATATCTGAGGACGCAGAATGTCGTGCCGTGGTCTTCTCAGGTGCTGGAAAGCTCTTCACTTCAG GTATTGACCTCCTGGGCATGGCCAGTGATTTTCTACAGCCCGAAGGTGATGACACAGCCAGGATCTCATGGAATGTGCGCCGCATCATAACTAAATATCAAGAGACCTTCTCTGTTATTGAAAAG TGTCCGAAACCAGTGATTGTGGCCATTCATGGAGCATGTATAGGAGGAG GCGTGGACCTAATCACAGCATGTGATATTCGACTGTGTACACAGGATGCCTGGTTTCAGGTCAAg GAGGTTGACATTGGTTTGGCAGCTGATGTGGGGACTTTGCAGCGTCTCCCCAGAGTGATTGGAAGTCGAAG TCTAGTGAATGAGTTGGCTTTCACTGCAAGGAAGATGTATGCTGATGAAGCCAAGAGCTGTGGACTGGTCAG TCGTGTTTTCCCGGATAAAGATACTATGATGGCCGGAGCTCTGGAGATGGCAGGAGAGATTGCCAGTAAAAGTCCTGTAGCAGTCCAGGGAACTAAAGTCAATCTCATTTACTCCAGAGACCACAGTGTTCCAGAGGCCCTGAATTACATA AACACCTGGAATATGAGCATGCTTCAAACCCAAGATGTCATGAAGTCAGCTCAAGCAGCGATGGAGAAGAAAAGTCTCAAAGACATTACTTTCTCTAAGCTCTGA